CGAGAACCTGAGCCGCCATGACATGCTGGCCTGGGTCAACGACTCGCTGCAGCTCAGCTACACCAAGATCgagcagctctgctcaggtGGGCGCAGGAGGGGGgatatgggggggggggaccaCGGTGGCGGGGTGCCCCGTGCCCCCCTGACGCGTGGCCCGGCGCAGGCGCTGCGTACTGCCAGTTCATGGACATGCTGTTCCCCGGCTGCGTGCACCTGCGGAAGGTGAAGTTCCAGGCCAAGCTGGAGCACGAGTACATCCACAACTTCAAGGTGCTGCAGGCCGCCTTCAAGAAGATGGGAGTGGACAAAGTAGGTCCATGGGGCGGGCCGAGGtgagccgtgccgtgccgtgccacgCGGGcaaccccaccagcccctccgtGTCTCCTCTCCCCAGATCATCGCGGTGGAGAGGCTGGTGAAGGGCAAATTCCAGGATAACTTCGAGTTCATCCAGTGGTTCAAGAAGTTCTTCGACGCCAACTACGACGGGAAGGAGTACAACCCGCTGCTGGCGCGGCAGGGCCAGGACGCCGCGCCCCCCCCTAACCCAGGTGATCACATCTTCAACAAACCCAAGAAACCCATTGGCACTGCAGGTAATGTCGGGGTCCCCCGGCGAGCGCTGcccccctcctgcaccccacgGCCAGGCGtgtgtgcccccccccagcccctgcctgcgccccccgctctgctgcctgcctgcctgcctgccacccggggggcggagggggcggcggggggacccccggggagctgggcagggctgggccgCCTCCGCCTTCCTGCTCACCCCAGGCCTGAGGGCGGtttgtccccctgtcccccccccgccatggcTGCCATCCCCCCCTGTGCTGTGCCACCACgcagccaggctgctcctggCCACCAGCGATGCTCCGTGGGCACCCTGTGCCAGCCCTGTGGGGGCATCTCAAGGGCCGGACCCCCCCCCTGTCCCGTAGCAAACCCCAGCCAGGCCACGAGCACCCCTGGAGGGGGCAAGATGTGccgggggaaactgaggcaggggggAGGCTGAAGGCAGGACAGCCCCGAGTCGTGGCTCAGCCCCCAGCGCTCTGCCTGCCCTCGCTGCCCGCTGCTGCCTccccgggggggggtccctgccgGCGCCCCCCGGGCCAGCATTAACCCGTTGGTGCCCGTCTGCTGTCAAGTCCCCCAGAGGACCTCTCCCACCGGCCCCAAGAACAGCCCGAACCCGGCCCGCCTCAGCAACGTCCCCAGCAGCATCCTCCGGAAAAACTCCCCCGCCGCCCGCAACGGGGGCACCGAGGCCGACGCGCAGATCCTGGAGCTCAACCAGCAGGTAGGGGACGTCGCagcgagggagggagggagggcgaCGGTGCCGAGCCCCCTCCCGGCCCCTGGCTGAAGGCTCTggcccccccccccttcccgcAGCTGATGGACCTGAAGCTGACGGTGGACGGGCTGGAGAAGGAGCGGGATTTCTACTTCAGCAAACTGCGGGACATCGAGCTCATCTGCCAGGAGCACGAGAACGAGAACAGCCCCATCATCACCGGCATCGTCAGCGTCCTCTACGCCACCGAGGTGAGGGCTGGGCACCGCCGCCACCCACCCCAGGCCCCCGCCgctgctgcccccagcccctcacctgcTCTCATGGCCCCCCTTCCCCGTGGCTTCCCTGGCCTCGTTCGCTCCCGGGGGTCCCCGGAGGGGGGGTTTGGGCTTCACCGAGGCCCTTGCGCCGTGCCGGGCTGCGGGGACAAGGCGTGAGCACCCACCCTACGCACCCCCCCGGGCCGACAGCTGGCTGTGCCCCCCCCTCCAGGAGGGCTTCGCCCCACCGGAGGACGAcgagctggaggagcagcagccagaggacCAGGACGAGTACTAGCCCCGGCACGCTCCCACGCCGCCCCGCGCCGTTCCCCCACCATAGACATTGGAGGTCTGAGCCTGCCGCACCTCGCCCCGCACCGTCACACGCCAGCAACGGTCTCCGGCAGCTGAGCCCGCGGCACCCAGCAGCTCCGGTGGGAAGCCGCGGTCTCCCTAATAAATAGGTGTCCACCCAGCGAGGAGTGCGGCTGCGCCTGCGCcgggggctggggcggggggacggGCCCCGGGCGCGGAGGCCAGAGCCCATCCCTcgccacccccccaccccaccccatatTTATTTCCGTTGTCCTCTCTGGGGTGAGTGCCGCGGCCGCCCGCCTGCCCCGCGGGGTGAGAGCCGGGGGGAGAGACCCGAGTCCTCGGGGGGGGTTTcctggggtggtgggtgctcGCGTGgaccctggggctgggggctggagcCAGCGGACCTGGGGCCGCTGCACGGGGGCTGGTGCCCGGCCGTCAGCCTGCGGGCAGGGGGGGCACGGCTCGGGGGAGGGAGGGCTTGCTGCAGGGTCCTGGGAGGATGGAAAAGAAACCCCTGGCTGACGCTGCGGGCGGGTGCCGGCAGCGCGGGGGGGACCAGGGTGCTGCAGGCCAGGACAGAGGGTGCTGGAGGGGGAGCCTGTCCCCTCTGCGGCGTGGGGACGGCGgtgcccctctcccctcccctcgccCACCGAGGACCCCCCGGGGTGGGTTTGCTGAGAGCGGCACCTGCCCCAGCCATCGTCTCCCCGTCGCATCGCTTGTCTGGTCCGTCGCCCCGGTCGCGAAGCCTGCATCTGTGTTcggttttatttaaaataaactcgCGTGGTTAAAAAGTTCTTCCTGCCTCTCTCCGGCCTGGCTCCGGGCCCGGCATGCAGCGGGCGGTGGTGGGGCTGCAGCGGCGTGCGGGGAGCCGTGCCCGGCTgtcggggggtggggggcagtgGAGCGTGGCAGGGTGCCAGCCCCTGCGGGGCCCCTGGGGTGGGTCCTGCtgcggtggggagggggaggaatttaatgaactataacaagggcaagtgtagagtcctgcgtctgggcaagaacaaccccatggaccagtacaagttggggacagacctgttggagagcagcggaggggaaagggacctgggggtcctagtggacagcaggatgaccatgagccagcaatgggcccttgtggccaagaaggccaatggcatcctggggtgcattagaaggggggtggtcagcaggtcacgagaggttctcctccccctctactctgccctggtgaggctgcatctggaatattgtgtccagttctgggcccctcagttcaagaaggacagggaactgctagagagagtccagcgcagagccacgaagatgattaagggggtggaacatctcccttatgaggagaggctgagggagctgggtctctttagcttggagaagaggagactgaggggggacctcattaatgtttataaatatgtaaagggcaagtgtcatgaggatggagccaggctcttctcagtgacatcccttgacaggacaaggggcaacgggtgcaagctggaacacaggaggttccacataaatatgaggaaaaacttctttacggtgagggtgaccgaacactggcacaggctgcccagagagggtgtggagtctccttctctggagacattcaaaacccgcctggacgcgttcctgtgtgatatggtctaggcaatcctgctccggcagggggattggactagatgatctgtcgaggtcccttccaatccctgacattctgtgattctgtgaggtgtACCCAGGGCCAGGCCGCTTCGCGAaacccctgcccgcagccccctggATCGGCCTCGCCCGCCGTCTAGTGCGATTTTAGTCGCGACATAATGTTATGTCGTgctatttctgttctgtctttGCCACCGCGCTGCCAGGGGAGAGCGCGAACGCAGTCCCCCACTACCACAAATTATGCAGTCGAGTTTCCCGCATTTGGGGAAATCGCAGGGGTCAGCACACCCGGAGTGCAGGGGATGAGCCTCGCCCTGGGAAAACCACCTGCGTGATCATGGTGTCTCCCCTGCCAGGTAAGTATGCCCCGGCCTCCGCACGGCACCGCCCCACGCCGCCGCACGCACACCCACCGCACGGACACCCCGCGGCAGCACCCGCGGGTGACAGCGCTCACTGCGCGGCCCACGCCCCGCATCTTGTCGCCAAGCGGCGCCCACGCAGCGCCCGCAAACGCCAGTGACCGGCGTCTTCGTGGCGCGGGTGTCTCCCGTCATCCCGCGCGGTGCTTGATCTGCATGTCCCCGCCCCCGCCATCAAGGCCACGCCCACCACGGAGCCGATGCTCCCCACAGGCCCCAGCACCGCTCTCGGGCTCGGCTGCTCCCGCGCTGGGGCCAGCCGCGTGCGGCACGGGCGGCATTTGCCTGCCACAGCCGTCGGGCTCCCCCGCCATCACCGTGCCCGGGCACAGCTCGCCGCGCGTGGCTCGCCGTGACCCCGCCAGCTCCTGCCGCGGGCTTGATGTGTCCCACCAGGGCCCCGATCCCTGTCCCACGGGGGCATTGTCCCCACTCCAGCTGTTCCCTGGGCCTCGGCCCTGGGACCCCAAAGCCCGGGGTGATGCAGGCATCCGGTGCCTCCGCCTCCCCACCCCCGTGTCACCCGGTCCCCTGCGTACAGCACCCCGACCGTGGGCTCCGCCACCCCCGGCCACTCAGCCCTCGCGGGGCTTTGCCTCACACGTCTGCTCCCCGCTCCCGTCCCGGCTGCACCCTCTGCGCTCTCCCTGCGGTGCCCGAGCTTTACCACcggctccccgcccgccccgcggggcTCCCGGTGCGGTGCCCTGGGCTGACGGGGCGacccccgccgggccccggggctgcccgaCGATCGCCCCCGCGAAGGGCACGGGcgggcgggggagcggggccttGAGGGTGGGGGCGTGGCCATGAAGAGCGCGAGGCTGCCGGCAGAGCGACACGGGGCTTGCGGCACGGGGGCGGGGCCATGCAAATCAACCACCGCGCGGGATGACGGGAGAGTCACGCTGCGGGACACCGTGAGCTGAGTGTGCGTGCGGCGGCGTGGGGCGGTGCGGTGCGGAGACAGGGGCATACTTACCTGGCAGGGGAGACACCATGATCACGCAGGTGGTTTTCCCAGGGCGAGGCTCATCCCCTGCACTCCGGGTGTGCTGACCCCTGCGATTTCCCCAAATGCGGGAAACTCGACTGCATAATTTGTGGTAGTGGGGGACTGCGTTCGCGCTCTCCCCTGGCATCGCGGTGGCAAAGACAGACATAAGGAGGGGGGGCACACAACGGCGCTTTTGGTGCGGGGGCAATGAAATGTACTTTCGCGTCTCAACCATGATCCGCCCCTGATCCCGCCAGCGGGTGGAGCAGGAGTGGGGCGGGGCAACATCGTGTCCGGCTCCTGACGCCGTGGCGGTGATACCGGAGACTCAAAGGGTTTGGTCAAGGACGGGCCCCTCTGTGTGACCGAACGAGCGCTCAGGGTGCGCGGGGCTGGTGCCGAAGGACAACACGGGCCCGTCTGGGCCGATCCCCGGTGTTGTGGGTCTGGTTCTGGTGGCCGAGTTACGCCAACGCAGAGGCAGTTTCACCACGTACCAGCAGAAGCATTGGATTCCCTGGACCACGTAGGCAACTGTTagaaattatatgaatattaatttttttatatatataacgAGCGGGCTTTTGTCTCTCGGTGCGTGTGCGAGGAGGAGCGACCGCCCGTGCGTCCAGCGCTGAGATAAACCAGTCGCGGCTTCCTAAtggtgataccagacggttcagctcagcaatggtttagccAGAGTAGGCCTCAcagtaggctctaaaggcctgctctgtgttaccttcacacagaatcagctttcctgtcagtaattttcctttcagctggaataacagagaataacaacgggttctgaagcaaactgcatgttttgtagatagagtttgcttatgggactgataacaaggttctagtaggCAACGATTCTTGCTgcttacgcttagtcttagaaaaacaaaggtctctgctaattataaaggGGCcacaagacaaaataaaactgcaaagaacaactgtgtgatgtctaaattaacttgattcctaaactcttgtgtcagaggagagataagcCCAAAACGATCTCTTCTTCTCGGGAACACATGGacttgtcaacaagaaggccttGACCACGCTTgtgcacaagcacgattaaagggggattgggacccccagagcccaccccagacccttccccaatttagtacgtGTGTGTAAAGACgttacgtaatgcattacatcatgtattagcatatgcataaatttattggaatgggtgggcttttcttggaatcatatgaatattcatatttgtgatgtatataaggagcaagcttttgtcccTCGGTGTGCATgcgaggaggagagatcccccgtgCCCCCAGCGCTGCCATAAACCAGTGTCGGCTCTAAACTATCGTTTGCTTTGGGGAGTTTTCGTGGTTACTGGTTACGGTAACAGCGGAACCACCGTGGCTGCCCGCACCGGCCCTGACCGCACCGGGGTTACCCGCAGTGCCCTTACCTGGACGGGCAGTGGAGGTGAAACACCCCCTGCCCGCGCACCCCCCAGGGCAGCGTGTCGGGCAGTACCAGGGCCCGCACCAGTTCTGCCCGAAAAGATCGGGGCAGGTTAATCTCTACCGAGGATCCTCCTCACCGGCACCGTGTGCCCGTGGGCCGGCTCCTCCGGGGGCGTCTGCTCCCGCCGTGCCGCTGTCAGCGCCCAGAGCCCcgcactggtgttactgggctGCGAACGCTTCTGCCCACAGACCCTGTGGGTGCCATCATAGATCTGTACTGGAGCCCAGCACAAACCAGCGCCACCCGGCAGGGCCCCGCCTGGCTGCTGGCGCCCGGCCCGAGCTCTGGGGACCCGGGGAGGGACGTGGCTCCCGCTTTCCCCTGCGCGGGGGCAGCCGGCAGCGGAGCCGAGCCCCTGAgacgcccccggcccccctcgGACGCcagccccgccgctcccggtCCGCTCCCGGTGCGGGCGGGCACGGGACCCGCGGGGGGCGCCTCGTGTGGGCGTGGCCTTGTAGGTGGGGGCGTGGCCTTGCGGGAGCGAGGCGTGTCCATGCAAATCAACCACCGCGCGGGATGACGGGAGAGTCACGCTGCGAGCCACCGTGTGCTGAGTGTGCGTGCGGCGGCGTGGGGCGGTGCGGTGCGGAGGCTAGGGCATACTTACCTGGCAGGGGAGACACCATGATCACGCAGGTGGTTTTCCCAGGGCGAGGCTCATCCCCTGCACTCCGGGTGTGCTGACCCCTGCGATTTCCCCAAATGCGGGAAACTCGACTGCATAATTTGTGGTAGTGGGGGACTGCGTTCGCGCTCTCCCCTGGCATCGCGGTGGCAAAGACAGACTAAAAATATACGATTTGTGCGTAATTTTATGCCTCGTACGTGTCGCTCTGATATGTGGGTCTGATCGCGGATGTAACGCTCCGCGATCCCGCTCCTCTGTGCGGTTCCGTTACCGAGGCCCCGTCGTGCCCCTGGGGCCGCGCTCGGGGCTGGCCGTGCCCGGTCTCCATCCGAGGGGCCGCCGTTCCCCTGCGGCCCCGCCGTCGTGCCCCGCAACGCGGCGCGCCCCCCCGCCGTCCGTCCGGTGAACCAGGTGCTGCGCCGTGGcctttccccccgccccgccccgccccgccgcgggggctggcccggcccggccccgccccggatcctcccgccgccgccgccgccgccgtgcgCGCATCTCGCTCGGCCGCCGCCGCGGAGCCGCCAGCGCGCACGTGGAGCCGCCATGGGCTGCCTGGTGCTGCAGGACGGGTCGGTGCTGCGCGGACGCCCCTTCggggccgccggggccgccgccgccggggaaGTCGGTGAGTGCGGCGGGAGGGGCCGGAGCGGGACCCGGTTGGAGCCGGCGGCGGATGTCGGGGGGCGGCCCGAGCCCGGAGAGCGGGGAtgggaggggatggaggaggggTCCGGCCCGGTGCGGGGACCCCCCCTCCGCTCGGCGCCCCGCCGtggggcaggagcggggccggcccggggggagcggggcggccgtGCCCGggccgggggtggggggtggtCGCCCCGCTCCGTcccagccgccccccgccctcTCCGTGCGCTCGCAGTCTTCCAGACCGGCATGGTGGGCTACCCCGAGGCCCTCACCGACCCCTCCTACAAGGCGCAGATCCTCGTGCTCACCTACCCCCTCGTCGGCAACTACGGGGTCCCCCGGGACGAGACGGACGCCTTCGGCCTCAGCAGGGTGagcgagcggggccgggggtggtggtgcgggcggcggggcgcggggcatGTCCCTGGAGCGGGGCGAAGGCAGCACGCGGAGCTGCCAGACCCCGCGGGCCGGTGCAGGGTGCCAGGGCGGGGAGCGGGTGCCAGGCACCGCTGCGGCACGCGTCGGCGGGCGGAGGTTTGACCCCGATGCCGCAGGGCCCAGGGTGctcccaggaggagctgggcagggtggggagacCCCCGTGACGGGATCGGGGTGCCCTGGCAGCACGTGGGGAGCAGGGCGGTGTGTCTGCCCCCCCTGGGGCTCCCttgggggtgggggtcccagcccccGGGGCGAGGTGGGGCAGAGCCGCCTGCGCCAGGCCCCGcacccctcccagccccccagCCTCCGCGCTGCCTGTCCCAGGGCAGAGTCCAGGCCCCGCTGGGGTAACGCCATGTCGGGCCTCCCCACGCCGACCCTGGGGGTCCGTCCTGCCCAGTCCTGTCCTGCGTTGGTGGGCcaggagcccccagccctgcgctcGCTGTCGGCAGCCCTCTCTGGGCCGGGGGCGTGTgggtccctgctgcagccccacaggTCCCGTTCCCAGGGACCAGAGCCCCagtcccatgggacagggtgcACTGGCGTGTTTGGGGCTGGGTGTGGGGTGAGGTGGGGATGGCGACAGCCCA
This region of Nyctibius grandis isolate bNycGra1 chromosome 1, bNycGra1.pri, whole genome shotgun sequence genomic DNA includes:
- the MAPRE3 gene encoding microtubule-associated protein RP/EB family member 3 isoform X1 encodes the protein MPRWGMAVNVYSTSVTSENLSRHDMLAWVNDSLQLSYTKIEQLCSGAAYCQFMDMLFPGCVHLRKVKFQAKLEHEYIHNFKVLQAAFKKMGVDKIIAVERLVKGKFQDNFEFIQWFKKFFDANYDGKEYNPLLARQGQDAAPPPNPGDHIFNKPKKPIGTAVPQRTSPTGPKNSPNPARLSNVPSSILRKNSPAARNGGTEADAQILELNQQLMDLKLTVDGLEKERDFYFSKLRDIELICQEHENENSPIITGIVSVLYATEEGFAPPEDDELEEQQPEDQDEY
- the MAPRE3 gene encoding microtubule-associated protein RP/EB family member 3 isoform X2, translating into MAVNVYSTSVTSENLSRHDMLAWVNDSLQLSYTKIEQLCSGAAYCQFMDMLFPGCVHLRKVKFQAKLEHEYIHNFKVLQAAFKKMGVDKIIAVERLVKGKFQDNFEFIQWFKKFFDANYDGKEYNPLLARQGQDAAPPPNPGDHIFNKPKKPIGTAVPQRTSPTGPKNSPNPARLSNVPSSILRKNSPAARNGGTEADAQILELNQQLMDLKLTVDGLEKERDFYFSKLRDIELICQEHENENSPIITGIVSVLYATEEGFAPPEDDELEEQQPEDQDEY
- the MAPRE3 gene encoding microtubule-associated protein RP/EB family member 3 isoform X3; translation: MPRWGMAVNVYSTSVTSENLSRHDMLAWVNDSLQLSYTKIEQLCSGAAYCQFMDMLFPGCVHLRKVKFQAKLEHEYIHNFKVLQAAFKKMGVDKIIAVERLVKGKFQDNFEFIQWFKKFFDANYDGKEYNPLLARQGQDAAPPPNPVPQRTSPTGPKNSPNPARLSNVPSSILRKNSPAARNGGTEADAQILELNQQLMDLKLTVDGLEKERDFYFSKLRDIELICQEHENENSPIITGIVSVLYATEEGFAPPEDDELEEQQPEDQDEY